From the genome of Malus domestica chromosome 04, GDT2T_hap1, one region includes:
- the LOC103451403 gene encoding U11/U12 small nuclear ribonucleoprotein 48 kDa protein, with the protein MNRPPAQFSHPPFTFLPSSHNPNPDYFHSEPQSTPPGILTHPLPPDLLTTISSLDSLICESNQTLDSLSALLPLENSSYHNLHSGLVACPFNPHHRVHPDSLFSHSLHCPSHPHPLQHDTLPPRNYTKTLKSSEQSHTGKSFLQTVNGSEADLCLSLEQYYADFDSNFFYNDCPSVVNFSALDGVNRMFTLPLILSAECANFIGPGEREVMDFDNQWCRILPSELWAIKSEVAGWNEFPFMYSYCVLCVILGLGVVKECDLAIWVIANSPQFGVVIDVAMRDHILVLFQLCLKAILREALSKVKKGDPKSKSFECPTLVQALRWLASQLSILYGAQNGKVFVISVLKKCISDAAVGSLIFPLDQQVIASPAFEGGSLNLDANGNGVRDAEVMKPLNTNDEGNSMMKENIIGRVVFVSQVAAAVAALHERSLLEEKIKAQRVSNTLTRYQRVVDHDYVSQRAHEERKHRSQYKPIIDHDGIHQEKSRDQETNKTKTREELLAEERDYKRRRMSYRGKKVKGTPLQKMRDIIEVYMEEMKKAGGIECFENGTEGKGNIPLELPSAPDITMDADKATKRSYESAASTPYHSSKQSHSSDAIRSATARDAYTKDHEKPKRSLEGRHEYLEDQRSVSRDRRDTENHSRSPESRRDHGWSHGHTRNRRERDDLDVTKMKHYETKMSSSGISKFQDRSSSRSSSHLKSKVRRDRYTYENHSSNSMEQNTFDDRYDPLEPHDIYEDDLSTNRKYARAGRRSETEKIPDYH; encoded by the exons ATGAACCGTCCTCCTGCTCAATTTTCCCACCCACCCTTCACTTTCCTTCCTTCAAGTCATAATCCTAACCCCGATTACTTCCACTCTGAGCCACAAAGCACACCTCCCGGAATCCTCACTCATCCTCTGCCCCCTGATCTTTTGACCACAATCTCGTCTCTCGATAGCCTCATTTGCGAGTCTAACCAGACCCTTGACTCACTCTCCGCTCTCCTCCCTCTCGAAAACTCAAGTTACCATAATTTACATAGTGGCCTTGTCGCCTGCCCTTTCAACCCTCACCACCGTGTGCACCCTGACTCTCTTTTCTCCCACTCCCTCCACTGCCCTTCCCATCCTCACCCTCTCCAGCATGACACTCTCCCACCTCGCAACTACACCAAAACCCTCAAATCCTCTGAGCAATCCCACACTGGAAAAAGTTTTCTTCAAACAGTTAATGGCTCAGAGGCTGACCTGTGCTTGTCGTTGGAGCAATACTATGCGGATTTCGATTCCAATTTCTTCTACAATGATTGCCCTAGTGTCGTTAACTTTTCTGCTCTGGATGGTGTCAACAGAATGTTCACACTTCCATTAATTTTGTCAGCTGAGTGTGCAAACTTTATTGGtccaggagagagagaggttatGGATTTTGACAACCAGTGGTGTAGAATTCTTCCATCTGAGTTGTGGGCTATTAAATCCGAAGTTGCGGGCTGGAATGAGTTTCCTTTTATGTACTCGTACTGTGTTCTTTGTGTCATTTTGGGGTTGGGTGTGGTTAAAGAATGTGATTTAGCCATATGGGTGATTGCAAATTCACCACAATTTGGAGTTGTGATTGATGTGGCTATGAGGGATCATATACTTGTACTTTTCCAGTTGTGCTTGAAGGCTATTTTAAGGGAAGCTTTAAGTAAGGTAAAGAAAGGAGATCCAAAGAGTAAAAGTTTTGAGTGTCCCACTCTGGTTCAAGCTTTGAGGTGGCTGGCCTCTCAGCTTTCCATACTGTATGGTGCACAAAATGGGAAAGTTTTTGTCATAAGCGTCCTTAAGAAATGCATATCAGATGCTGCAGTGGGCTCGTTAATTTTCCCATTGGACCAACAGGTGATAGCGTCTCCTGCTTTTGAAGGGGGTTCGTTGAATTTGGATGCCAATGGCAATGGTGTGAGGGATGCTGAAGTTATGAAACCACTAAACACAAATGATGAAGGGAATAGCATGATGAAGGAAAACATTATCGGTAGGGTGGTATTTGTGTCCCAGGTTGCAGCAGCCGTTGCAGCATTGCATGAAAGGTCCTTGCTAgaagaaaaaattaaagcacAACGGGTTTCAAACACCCTTACTAGATATCAACG GGTGGTTGATCATGACTATGTATCACAGAGAGCTCATGAGGAACGGAAACACCGAAGTCAGTATAAACCCATTATTGACCATGATGGGATTCATCAGGAGAAATCACGTGACCAG GAAACAAACAAGACTAAGACTAGAGAAGAGTTATTGGCAGAAGAACGAGACTACAAAAGACGAAGAATGTCATATCGTGGTAAAAAGGTGAAGGGAACACCTTTGCAG AAAATGAGGGATATTATAGAGGTATACATGGAGGAAATGAAGAAAGCTGGTGGGATTGAGTGCTTTGAGAATGGAACTGAAGGGAAAGGGAACATTCCATTGGAGCTACCATCAGCTCCTGACATCACCATGGATGCTGATAAGGCAACAAAAAGAAGTTATGAGTCAGCGGCAAGTACCCCGTATCATAGCAGTAAACAGTCTCATTCTAGTGATGCTATTCGTTCTGCAACAGCCAGGGATGCTTATACTAAGGATCACGAAAAACCAAAACGTAGTCTTGAGGGACGCCATGAATATCTAGAAGATCAGAGAAGTGTCAGTAGGGACAGGCGCGATACAGAAAATCATTCGAGAAGTCCAGAAAGTCGCCGAGATCATGGATGGTCACACGGACATACTCGCAATCGCAGGGAACGAGATGATCTGGACGTGACAAAGATGAAGCATTATGAAACCAAAATGTCATCTTCTGGCATATCCAAGTTTCAAGATAGATCATCTTCTCGGTCAAGTTCTCATCTGAAATCAAAAGTTCGAAGGGATAGATACACATATGAGAATCACAGTTCAAACTCTATGGAACAAAATACGTTTGATGATAGATATGATCCTCTGGAGCCTCATGATATATATGAAGACGATCTCTCTACTAACAGAAAGTATGCTAGAGCAGGCAGACGTTCTGAAACAGAGAAAATTCCCGACTACCATTAG